ACCACCTTCATCATGTCGAAGATGGGCAGGTACATGGACACGATCATGCCGCCCACCACGACGCCGAGGAAGACGATCAGGATGGGCTCGAGTGCGGCCAGCATGGCTTCCACGGCGGCGTCCACCTCTTCGTCGTAGAAGTCTGCGATCTTGCCCAGCATCTCGTCCAGACCACCGGTCTGCTCGCCCACGTTGATCATCTGCACGACCATGGGCGGGAACACGCCGGACCTGCGCAGCGGCTCGCTGATCGTCTCGCCGCCCGCGATGCTGGCGCGCGACTGCATGACGGCGTCGTGGATCACGCGGTTGCCGGACGTATGCGCCGTGATCTCGAGACCTTCCAGGATGGACACGCCGCTGGCCACCAGCGTGCTGAGCGTGCGCGTGAAGCGCGAGACGCTGGCCTTGCGCAGCAGGTCGCCGATCAGCGGGAGCTTGAGCATCAAGGCGTCAATGGCGAGCTGGCCCTGCGGCGTCGCGTAGATGCGGCGGAGCAGGAAAACGCCGCCGACGATCGCGCCGATGATGTAGAACAGGTAGTTCTTGAGGCCCTGGCTCAGGTTGATGACCAGGCGGGTCGGCCCGGGCAGGGGCACGCCCACGTCCGCAAACATGGTCTGGAAGGTGGGTATGACGAACACGAGCAGCACGGCCACGGCCCCAATGGCGACGCTCATGATCACGCCCGGGTAGATCATGGCGCCCTTGATCTTGCGGCGCAGCGCATCGGCCTTTTCCAGGAAGGTCGCGAGCCTGAGCAGGATGGTGTCCAGGATACCGCCCGCCTCCCCCGCCGCGACCATGTTGGTGTAGAGGTCCGTGAAGATCTTGGGGTGCTTGCGCAGCGAGTCGGCCAGTGTGAGGCCGGACTCGACGTCGTACAGCACCTCTTCAATCACGCGGCGGAAAAACTTGTTCTCGGTCTGCTTGGCCAGGATGTCCAGGCTCTGCACCAGCGGCAGACCGGCGTTGATCATGGTGGCGAACTGACGGGTGAAGATGACGATGTCCCGGGTCCTGACCCCGGTGCCCAGCGAGATCTCGAGTCCCTTCTTCTCGGCGACCTTGACCGGGATCAGGCGCTGGCGGCGTAAGTAGTTGACGACCTCGTCGCGGGAAGGGAGGTCGATCTCGCCGCTCTGCAGCTCGCCGGCTGGGGTCTTGGCAGAATAGGTCCAGGTGGGCATGGAGTCTCCCGGTTAGCCGCCCGCTGGCGCCGTCTGCCCGGTCATGCGCAGCAGCTCCGCGGGGTCAGAAGAGGCCTTGAGCGCGTTCTCCAGCGTGACCTCGCCCTGGATCACGAGCTGATACAGCGCATCGTTCATGGTCTGCATGCCATGCTTCTTGCCGGCCTGCATGGACGAGTATATCTGGTGGATCTTGTCGTCCCGGATGTTGGCGCGGATGGCGGTGGTGCACACCATGATCTCACAGGCGCAGACCCGTCCCGGCCCATTGGCGCGGGGGAGCAGGGTCTGGGTGACGACGCCCTCGAGGCAGAAGGCGAGCTGCGCCCGCACCTGCTGCTGCTGGTGCGAGGGGAAGACGTCCACGATGCGGTTGATGGTCTCCGCCGCAGAGTTGGTGTGCAGGGTGCCGAACGCCAGGTGCCCGGTCTCGGCAATGGTGAGCGCGGCACCGATGGTTTCCAGGTCCCGCATCTCGCCGATCAGCACCACGTCCGGGTCCTGCCGCAGCGCCGAGCGGAGTGCGGCGGCAAAGGACTTGGTATCGGAGCCCACTTCCCGCTGGTTGATGAGGCAGCCGCGGTGCTTGTGGATGAACTCGATGGGGTCCTCGATGGTCAGGATATGGCCGCGCTCCTCGCGATTGATCTTGTCGACCATGGCGGCCAGCGTGGTGCTCTTGCCTGAGCCGGTCGGCCCCGTCACCAGCACCAGGCCGCGCGGGCGGGCGGACAGCTCCGCCACAATGGGCGGGACGCGCAGCTCGTCGAAGGTGCGGATGGTGAAGGGGATCACGCGGATCGCGGCCGC
This is a stretch of genomic DNA from Gemmatimonadota bacterium. It encodes these proteins:
- a CDS encoding PilT/PilU family type 4a pilus ATPase gives rise to the protein AAAIRVIPFTIRTFDELRVPPIVAELSARPRGLVLVTGPTGSGKSTTLAAMVDKINREERGHILTIEDPIEFIHKHRGCLINQREVGSDTKSFAAALRSALRQDPDVVLIGEMRDLETIGAALTIAETGHLAFGTLHTNSAAETINRIVDVFPSHQQQQVRAQLAFCLEGVVTQTLLPRANGPGRVCACEIMVCTTAIRANIRDDKIHQIYSSMQAGKKHGMQTMNDALYQLVIQGEVTLENALKASSDPAELLRMTGQTAPAGG
- a CDS encoding type II secretion system F family protein; protein product: MPTWTYSAKTPAGELQSGEIDLPSRDEVVNYLRRQRLIPVKVAEKKGLEISLGTGVRTRDIVIFTRQFATMINAGLPLVQSLDILAKQTENKFFRRVIEEVLYDVESGLTLADSLRKHPKIFTDLYTNMVAAGEAGGILDTILLRLATFLEKADALRRKIKGAMIYPGVIMSVAIGAVAVLLVFVIPTFQTMFADVGVPLPGPTRLVINLSQGLKNYLFYIIGAIVGGVFLLRRIYATPQGQLAIDALMLKLPLIGDLLRKASVSRFTRTLSTLVASGVSILEGLEITAHTSGNRVIHDAVMQSRASIAGGETISEPLRRSGVFPPMVVQMINVGEQTGGLDEMLGKIADFYDEEVDAAVEAMLAALEPILIVFLGVVVGGMIVSMYLPIFDMMKVV